The Pontibacter korlensis sequence ATTTCCAAAGTGGACGCCTCTGCTTCTGTGGTGATGTCGGTAAATAATTCGCTTGTTTGTTGGGGTATAGAGAAGTTTGGTACTGAGGAGCAAAAGCAAAAGTATCTGACCAAACTTGCAACTGGTGAAATTATCGGTGCTTTTTGTCTTTCTGAGCCTGAGGCAGGTTCTGATGCTACTTCGCAGCGTACAACAGCCGAGGACAAAGGAGATTACTACCTGCTGAATGGTACAAAAAATTGGATTACAAACGGCAGTACAGCTTCTGTTTACCTAGTAATAGCACAAACTTACCCTGAAAAAGGCCACCGTGGCATAAATGCTCTGATAGTAGAGCGCGAAATGGAAGGATTCGAAGTTGGACTTAAAGAAAATAAATTAGGAATTCGTGGCTCTGATACCCACTCTTTAATGTTTACTGACGTAAAAGTACCAAAAGAGAACAGGATCGGAGAAGATGGCTTCGGGTTTAAGTTTGCGATGCAAACATTGGCTGGAGGGCGTATTGGTATCGCCTCCCAAGCTCTGGGGATAGCCTCGGGAGCCATGGAGCTGGCCTTGAAGTACTCTAAAGAGCGCAAGGCTTTTGGCGTTGAAATTGCTAAACACCAGGCGATACAGTTTAAGCTGGCTGATATGGCAACAAACATTGAAGCGGCTCGCTTGTTGTGCCTGCAGGCTGCCTACGATAAGGACGCACACCGCGATTATGGCAAGTCTGGTGCTATGGCAAAGCTGTTTGCATCTAAAGTAGCTATGGAAACAACCGTGGAAGCAGTACAAATTCACGGAGGTTACGGTTTCGTGAAAGAGTACCATGTGGAGCGCCTAATGCGTGATGCCAAGATCACACAAATTTACGAAGGTACCTCTGAGATACAGAAAATAGTAATTTCAAGAGAATTGCTCAAGTAAGATTAGGCTTAAAACGCTGTTTCCATGTGAATTGAGCTATAGATAGTCTTTGTTGAATTAAAATAAATTTTAAGATAATTTTTGAAGTTTATAAAGATTAGTCTTAGCTTTAGGCCAAAATTAAAGGGTTTATAGTATAAAAGTTAGTTGGTAACACACATGGAAGATTACAATAAGATTATTGAATCGCTTGGGGTGCGATTCATTAAGGCTAAAAATCTGGTGTTGCAACAGCCGTTCACGGTGCGCAATTACTACGATGTAGGTAACAATTTGATCCTGCTACATAAGGGCAGTATCTTTTTTGGTGATGAGGAGCAGGTGGTAGAAGAAGGGGAACTTCTATTCATTCCTGGTGGCCGAAGCACAAAAGTTACCTATGGCCCAACTGGTGAGGGTAAGTCTATCACCAACGACGACCTGATTACGAACAGAGAGAAGTTCTTCAGAAGTAACAACGACCTGGACCTGATAGGTGATGCAGAAGAGAGCCACAGCTACGTGAGCTTCGAAGCAAAAGTATTTGACTCGGTTAACTTCTTTGCATCGCTGGATCTGCCGGCATTCCTGATCTCTAACAACACAAAGCTTGCCAATCTGGTGATCAAAGTGGTTGAAGAGAACATGCAGGAGCTACCTGGTAAAGAGCGCTTGATTGGCCTTTACACAGAGCAGATTGTGGTGGAGATTGTTCGTCACATCCTGAAGAACAGAATGTTCGTGGAGCAGCTGGCTACAAACAGCACATACTTCAAAGACCCTCGCCTCATCGACCTGTTCAACTACATTAAGGAGAACTTGGGTGGCGATCTGTCTAACAAGGTGCTTTCTAACGTGGCTAATGTGTCTGAGGACTATGTAGGTCAGTACTTCAAGATGCTGACTGGGATCAACCCTCAGGATTACATTGAGTACCAGCGTATGGAGCGTGCGGTGTTCCTGCTACGCACTACCAAGAAGAGCATCCGCGAGATTGGTAAAGAAGTTGGTTACAAAGACACTGCTTACTTCTGCCGTCGCTTTAAGATGATGTTTGGTATACCTGCCGGTAAGATGCGTCGCCGTGAATCAGCGATGAACATCTAAGGTTAGGTTATACGAAGCAATAAGAGAAGAGACCTCGGCCAAAAAGCCGGGGTTTTTTTCTATGTGGTTACCTACCACAATCACATCGGCTCCGGCCTCCAGGGCTGCAGCGGCTTTCTCAGTGGAGCTTATGCCTCCACCCACTATAAGTGGCAGCTCCACAGCCTCGCGCACTGCAGCAATCATCTCTGCCGAAACAGGTTTCAAAGCACCGCTGCCACCGTCCATGTAAATATACTGCAGGCCCAGCAACTCGCCGGCCATGGCAGTGCAGGCGGCAATAGCAGGCTTGTCGTAAGGGATAGGTGTGGTACCGCTCATGTACGATGCTGTTGTCTGGCGACCAGTGTCAATCAACATATAACCGGTAGGATATACTTGTAGCTGACTGGCTTTAAGTGCAGGCGCAGAAATAACGTGCTGCCCAATCAGGAAATCAGGGTTGCGACCAGAAATAAGTGAGAGCAAGAGTATACCATCGGCTTTGGCATCGATGTGCTGGCTACTGCTTGGAAAAAGTATAACAGGTATGTTAGTGTGCTTCTTCAGCAGGTAAATGATGTCGCTTTGGTTTTGTGAAGTGACAAGGCTGCCGCCAACAAAGAAGAAATCTACAGGATGAGTTTCGCTAAGAGCGATAAGGTTCAGGCAGGAAGCCTCTGTTAGGTTGTCGGGGTCGAGCAGCACGGCAAAGTGCTTCCTGCCTGTTTTTGATGGTGTATTTGGGCGGTTGTTCTTAAATGGCATCCTTCTCCGGAACGATATACTCGGTTGTCTCTATCTCGGTGACCTCCACTACAGGCTCAGCTGCAGTAGGCCTAGCCGCAATATCGTTATTTTCAGAGACACTCTGTAAGTATTCTTCCAGCTTTTTGGCAGCGTATGCCAGTGCCAGCACTAACACCTGTTGTTGGATTGCTTTGCCTACATCTGAGCTTAGGAATCCCTTAGCCTTTTTTTTTGACGCTTCGGTAGGTTCAGCATGGGGCATTTGCTCCGACGACAAAGTATAGCTGTCCTCCTGCTCATGCACGTAGGAGTCGTAGTCGATATATGGGGTGGAAGAACGAGCCGGGTAGGCGGCAGCTACAAAAGTACCGTGCGGTTCGCTTTTAAGCTTTTTATCGCTCTTGCCTTTTTTGCCGGTCTTCGCTTTTTTTTTACTCCCACCGGAGAACGCACGCTTTAACAGCCAGCCGGCAAATAGTACGCCGCCTGCTATAGCCACTTTCTTGCTAATTTCCTGCCCCTGCGACTTGATCTGATCAACATCGCCCATCAGAGCTCTTTTATACTCCTCCTTCTGCCGCTCTAAGAACTCGCGCTCGTTGTCAAATAATGGGTTGCTAATTTCGCTCATATATGTTTCTCTCGTTTGTCTGATTTATAAATGGTGTTGTCAAATGCCCTATCAGCCACACCCTGGAACACTTTCTTGTCCAGTCCTACTACAAGTATCACTAAAAGTATAATGTAGAAGAGCGCCACAATGCCAAAGCCCCAGAAGGAGCTATCGAGGAGGTGGTTAAGCAGCAGGCCCAGAAAAATATTAACAAAGATGAGAACCATGAAGGCAATAACCCCTAGCAAAATGCCGTGTATGGTGCCCACAAAGGCAGCCTTCAGCTTTTCCTGTATCTCCAGACGTATAATGTCTATGCGGGTATCAATGTACCCCATCAGGTTCTCCATGAGGTGGGGATTGCGTTCGCGGGTTCCGTTATCTTGTTCTAGAGCCATGTTTCTTTTCTGCTTTTTTTAATACTTTTTCTGTATACGAGGGTAGACTAAAAAATTTACGTAAAGTATAACTTGTTAAAACTGTAGTACGGAATTTGAGGTTAATTGTATAGGTTTAGTTAAATTTAAGACTGATCTTCTTTTAAGATTGATACCTGCTTGAATCACAGCCACTATCATGTATTAGGTATAAGCCAAACGGCCTCAGCGCAGGAGGTAAAGGCAGCATATAAGCGGCTAGCTATTAAGTACCACCCGGATAAAAACCCCGGCAATGAGCTTGCTGAGGAGATGTTTAAACAGGTGAATGCCGCTTACCAGATCCTGTCTAACCCGAGCAAGCGGGCCCTCTACGATCTTCGCCTGCAGTACCAGCGCGAGCAGCACCATCGTGCCGTTATGCACCACCAGCCACGCCGCTACGAAGACAGGCATTATACTACCCGTGAGCCTGCCGGTGTGTCGGAGCGGCACTATAAGAAGCGTCAGTCAAAGAGCAGTAGCTTCTCGCGCAAAGACTGGTACATAACAATGGCTTTTGCGGGTGGTCTTATTCTCTTCAGCCTGCTGCTTAAGACCGTGATGGACCACATTGCTGGCGAAGATAAATATAAAACAGCCTTGACCTATATAGCAGATGGTAAATACAGCAGTGCGCACCGCCTGCTGACTGACGCCATACATTTTAAGCCAGACAAGGCTGCCGCTTATGAGGCACGGGCCATGATAGAGCTGGATGTTTACGAGAACTATAACTCCGCGTTACAGGACCTGAACAAGACCATTGCACTGCAGGAACAGCCGTCAGCACAGGTGTACTATATGCGTGGGCGCAGCTTGCAGCAGCTGGCAAAGTATAGGCAGGCAGAGGAAGATCTTACCAAGGCGCTGGAGCTGAATCAAAAGCTGTGGAAAGCATACCTGAAGCGGGGCGAAGTGCGGCTTTTCTACCTGCAGGATTACGAGGCTTCTATCACCGACCTTACTACCTTTCTTCGAAGCAGTAACCCGGGGCCAGACCAGGTGGATGCACTTACCTTTAGGGGATTTGCTTATTATAAGCGGGGACAGTTGGAGCAGTCGGAACAAGATTACCGCGCCGGGTTAATTGCGGACAAAGAAAATGGCCGCCTCTATTACCTATTGGCTCGTACTGAACTGGAGCGACAGCAGGAGGACTCGGCTTGTGTGCATTTCTCAAAGGCGTACGAACTTGGCTACAGCGCTGCCCTGCTGGAACTGCGCGCAAAATGCCAGCCCTAGTTCAATGACAGGATCTTCTCTATAAAGTTGGTGCTGCTCCAGCTCTGGGCGCCTATGTAAATTGCTTCTACGTTGCCTTGGCCGTCGAGCAGGTAAGTAGTAGGGAATACCGTGAGCGATTGCTCTGCCAGTGGTGTTGTGGCGCGAAGGTAAGTAAAGGTGTAGGGGTGCCGCTCTCTGAACTTAAGCAGTTTCCCTGTATCCTCATCCGACACTGTTACAATAGAAATCTCATCTGGGTAGTTTTGCTGTAGCTCGTTTATGGCTGGCATTTCTGCTAGGCAGGGCTTGCACCAGGTAGCCCATACATTTACCAGTAGCGGTTTGCCTCTGTATTCATTCAGGCTTACCGATTCTCCATCCAGCGTTGTCAGCTGTAATACTTGCCAGTTTACCTGTGGTGGCACCAGTTTATTAAGCATAGAGACGGCGAATATGGCTATAACAGCAGCCACTGCAAACCCCACCGCATAGGCTGTCCAAAACGTTCTTCTTCTGGTCATGAGCCTTAAATTTGCACCTTCTGGATGAATAAGAGATAGATAAGCGAGAGTAGGAGCACGGTTCCTATGCCTGCAGACATGCCCGCAAAAATGGCGCTCCAATACATTTTATTTCTCATGGCAATGAAAGAGTATGAGTGCTTATGGGCTAAGGTAAAGAAATAAGGACAAAAGCCACAGCTTAAGTCCCTTTGTACAACTGCAGGGCCAGAATTAAAGTATAGGAAAGCCGAGGGTATAAAAGCAAAAAACCCTTGCCATTTCTGACAAGGGTTTCGTGGTGATGAGTGGAATCGAACCACCGACACAAGGATTTTCAGTCCTTTGCTCTACCAACTGAGCTACATCACCAGCTCTTGTTGTGTCCCTTTGTTCCGTAAGGGTATGCAAAAGTAGTAACTAACTTTTAAGGTGCAAACTTTCTGCAGAAAAATATTTTAAAAAAGTGCGCAGGCGTACATCTTTCTTAAGATCCTGCTATCTTTATCTATAAATTAGTATGTATAACGAATAATTTGCCGTGATAGGAATTGAGAATATTATCTTTTTGATTGTGGCTGCCGTTGGCATCGGATTGTTTGTATGGCAAATCCGCAAAATCCGCAAAAACGTGCTGATGGGCCGCGACGTGGAGCTAACAGATAATCCATCGGAACGCATTAACAAAACCCTGTTAGTGGCTTTTGGGCAGCAGAAAATGTTTAAGCGTATGCTGCCGGCTGTGCTGCACCTGTTCGTGTATGTTGGTTTTATCGTGATTAATATTGAGGTGCTGGAAATTCTGATCGACGGTATTTTCGGCACACACCGTGTGCTTGGCTTTGTTGGCCCTTTGTACAGCGGGTTGATGGCAATAAATGAAATACTGGCCGCTCTGGTTATTGTCTCCTGCGCTATCTTCCTGTGGAGACGCAATGTGACTAAAGTGCCTCGGCTATGGAAAGGTCCTGAGTTACGTGCCTGGCCAAAGCTGGATGCTAATATTATTCTGATCACTGAAATCGTGCTGATGTTGGCGCTGTTCGTGTTTAACATAGCCGATTTGAAGCGAGTACAGCTAGCTGGCGAAGAAGTGGTAGGTGCTTACCCGATTAGCCGTTTTTTTGTTGATATCTTCGGTAACGATCCGGAACAGCTTTACACAATAGCCAAAGTTGGTTGGTGGTTCCATATCTTGGGTATACTGGCTTTCATGAACTACCTGCCTAGTTCCAAGCACTTCCACATTATCATGGCCTTCCCGAATGTGTATTACTCTAAGCTGCTGCCAAAAGGTAAATTCACTACTAATCCGGCCATCACGCATGAGATAAAGGCGATGCTGGACCCAAGTTACCAGCCACCTGCGCCTGAGGTGGACGCCGAAGGCAACCCGGTAATCCAGCGCTTTGGTGCCAAAGACGTGGAAGACCTGACCTGGAAGCAGCTGATGGATTCTTATACTTGTACCGAGTGCGGGCGCTGTACTGCTGTTTGCCCGGCTAACGTAACTGGCAAGCTGCTGTCGCCGCGTAAGATTGTGATGGATACCCGAGACCGCATGGAGGAAAAAGGGGAGCACCCGGCGATATTTGCACCGAACCACTACAAAGAGCTAGGCGAGGAGCGGGTAGAGACAACCGATGAGAAAACCCTGCTGCGCGGTTACATAACTCCAGAAGAGTTGTGGGCCTGCACTACTTGCAACGCCTGCGTAGAAGCTTGCCCAGTAAATATTGATCAGCTGTCTACCATCATGGATCTGCGCCGCTTCCTGGTGCTGGAGGAATCTGCTGCGCCATCGTCTCTGAACGCTATGTTCACGAATATTGAGAATAACGGTGCCCCATGGGCCTTCTCTCCAGCAGATCGTTTCAACTGGGCCGAAGACCTGTATGTACCAAGTAAAAATTAGACACAAAATATAAAGAAGCAAGACCGTGTGAGCAAGAACGAGGGCTTATTGAAAGTCTTGTGTCTTACATCCTGCGTCTTGTATCCTTTCAAATAATCAGATGGAAGAGAATAAAAGATTAGTAAAAGTACCTACCATGGCCGAGATGGCTGCAAATGGAGAAGAGCCAGAGATTTTGTTCTGGGTTGGCTGTGCTGGTGCTTTTGACGACCGTTATAAGAGAGTAACCCGTGCCTTTGTGCAGATACTGGAGCATGTTGGTGTAAAGTATGCTGTGCTGGGTACAGAGGAAAGCTGCACCGGAGACCCTGCCAAGCGTGCTGGCAATGAGTTCCTGTTCCAGATGCAGGCAATCACTAACATTGAGGTAATGAATGCCTACAATGTAAAGAAGATTGTAACAGCTTGCCCTCACTGTTTCAACACCATCAAAAACGAGTACCCAGACCTTGGCGGTAACTATGAGGTGATACACCACTCTACGTTTCTGCAGCAGCTGATTAACGATGGAAAAGTACGTGTACAAGGAGGTGAAGCCTTCAAAGGAAAACGCGTTACTTTCCATGACTCCTGCTACCTGGGCCGCGCTAACGATATTTATGAGGCGCCACGCGAGGTGTTGGCTGCCCTGGATGCCGACCTGGTAGAAATGAAACGAAGCCGTGCCAACGGCCTGTGCTGTGGTGCTGGTGGTGCCCAGATGTTTAAAGAGCCTGAGCCAGGTAAAAAAGACATCAACATAGAAAGAACTGAGGAGGCCTTGGCTACATTAGGTTCGGGTAAGGGTGTTATAGCCACTGCCTGCCCGTTTTGCATGGTAATGATGAACGACGGCGTAAAGAACAAGGAGCAGGAGGAAAGCGTAAAAGTCTTCGATATTGCCGAACTTATCGCGCAGGCAGAAGGGCTGAGTAAGTAATTTATTAAACTGTTAAACTGTTTGGAGGCTGTTTGGTTGAAA is a genomic window containing:
- a CDS encoding geranylgeranylglyceryl/heptaprenylglyceryl phosphate synthase; translated protein: MPFKNNRPNTPSKTGRKHFAVLLDPDNLTEASCLNLIALSETHPVDFFFVGGSLVTSQNQSDIIYLLKKHTNIPVILFPSSSQHIDAKADGILLLSLISGRNPDFLIGQHVISAPALKASQLQVYPTGYMLIDTGRQTTASYMSGTTPIPYDKPAIAACTAMAGELLGLQYIYMDGGSGALKPVSAEMIAAVREAVELPLIVGGGISSTEKAAAALEAGADVIVVGNHIEKNPGFLAEVSSLIASYNLTLDVHR
- a CDS encoding acyl-CoA dehydrogenase translates to MNFQLTEEHLAVQAAAREFAQTELLPGVIERDEHQKFPADQIKKMGELGFLGMMVDPKYGGGGMDTISYVLAMEEISKVDASASVVMSVNNSLVCWGIEKFGTEEQKQKYLTKLATGEIIGAFCLSEPEAGSDATSQRTTAEDKGDYYLLNGTKNWITNGSTASVYLVIAQTYPEKGHRGINALIVEREMEGFEVGLKENKLGIRGSDTHSLMFTDVKVPKENRIGEDGFGFKFAMQTLAGGRIGIASQALGIASGAMELALKYSKERKAFGVEIAKHQAIQFKLADMATNIEAARLLCLQAAYDKDAHRDYGKSGAMAKLFASKVAMETTVEAVQIHGGYGFVKEYHVERLMRDAKITQIYEGTSEIQKIVISRELLK
- a CDS encoding AraC family transcriptional regulator, with translation MEDYNKIIESLGVRFIKAKNLVLQQPFTVRNYYDVGNNLILLHKGSIFFGDEEQVVEEGELLFIPGGRSTKVTYGPTGEGKSITNDDLITNREKFFRSNNDLDLIGDAEESHSYVSFEAKVFDSVNFFASLDLPAFLISNNTKLANLVIKVVEENMQELPGKERLIGLYTEQIVVEIVRHILKNRMFVEQLATNSTYFKDPRLIDLFNYIKENLGGDLSNKVLSNVANVSEDYVGQYFKMLTGINPQDYIEYQRMERAVFLLRTTKKSIREIGKEVGYKDTAYFCRRFKMMFGIPAGKMRRRESAMNI
- a CDS encoding (Fe-S)-binding protein, yielding MIGIENIIFLIVAAVGIGLFVWQIRKIRKNVLMGRDVELTDNPSERINKTLLVAFGQQKMFKRMLPAVLHLFVYVGFIVINIEVLEILIDGIFGTHRVLGFVGPLYSGLMAINEILAALVIVSCAIFLWRRNVTKVPRLWKGPELRAWPKLDANIILITEIVLMLALFVFNIADLKRVQLAGEEVVGAYPISRFFVDIFGNDPEQLYTIAKVGWWFHILGILAFMNYLPSSKHFHIIMAFPNVYYSKLLPKGKFTTNPAITHEIKAMLDPSYQPPAPEVDAEGNPVIQRFGAKDVEDLTWKQLMDSYTCTECGRCTAVCPANVTGKLLSPRKIVMDTRDRMEEKGEHPAIFAPNHYKELGEERVETTDEKTLLRGYITPEELWACTTCNACVEACPVNIDQLSTIMDLRRFLVLEESAAPSSLNAMFTNIENNGAPWAFSPADRFNWAEDLYVPSKN
- a CDS encoding phage holin family protein codes for the protein MALEQDNGTRERNPHLMENLMGYIDTRIDIIRLEIQEKLKAAFVGTIHGILLGVIAFMVLIFVNIFLGLLLNHLLDSSFWGFGIVALFYIILLVILVVGLDKKVFQGVADRAFDNTIYKSDKREKHI
- a CDS encoding (Fe-S)-binding protein, whose protein sequence is MEENKRLVKVPTMAEMAANGEEPEILFWVGCAGAFDDRYKRVTRAFVQILEHVGVKYAVLGTEESCTGDPAKRAGNEFLFQMQAITNIEVMNAYNVKKIVTACPHCFNTIKNEYPDLGGNYEVIHHSTFLQQLINDGKVRVQGGEAFKGKRVTFHDSCYLGRANDIYEAPREVLAALDADLVEMKRSRANGLCCGAGGAQMFKEPEPGKKDINIERTEEALATLGSGKGVIATACPFCMVMMNDGVKNKEQEESVKVFDIAELIAQAEGLSK
- a CDS encoding tetratricopeptide repeat protein; translation: MNHSHYHVLGISQTASAQEVKAAYKRLAIKYHPDKNPGNELAEEMFKQVNAAYQILSNPSKRALYDLRLQYQREQHHRAVMHHQPRRYEDRHYTTREPAGVSERHYKKRQSKSSSFSRKDWYITMAFAGGLILFSLLLKTVMDHIAGEDKYKTALTYIADGKYSSAHRLLTDAIHFKPDKAAAYEARAMIELDVYENYNSALQDLNKTIALQEQPSAQVYYMRGRSLQQLAKYRQAEEDLTKALELNQKLWKAYLKRGEVRLFYLQDYEASITDLTTFLRSSNPGPDQVDALTFRGFAYYKRGQLEQSEQDYRAGLIADKENGRLYYLLARTELERQQEDSACVHFSKAYELGYSAALLELRAKCQP
- a CDS encoding TlpA family protein disulfide reductase yields the protein MTRRRTFWTAYAVGFAVAAVIAIFAVSMLNKLVPPQVNWQVLQLTTLDGESVSLNEYRGKPLLVNVWATWCKPCLAEMPAINELQQNYPDEISIVTVSDEDTGKLLKFRERHPYTFTYLRATTPLAEQSLTVFPTTYLLDGQGNVEAIYIGAQSWSSTNFIEKILSLN